From Enoplosus armatus isolate fEnoArm2 chromosome 23, fEnoArm2.hap1, whole genome shotgun sequence:
TGATTTCCTCTGTGGTTACTTTACTCCAAAGCCAGATACTATATGATCAGGTGAAGACTTTGTGGTGGATTTTAAAGCTTTCAGCAAGAAGTCGAAGAAGAATAAACCGGACACAAGGTGAGTCACATAGACTTGGCCTTGCTGTAGAGtcaagtaaaacatttttttttcaaaggtttCTTTGGAACTGGAgacattttccttcctttcattcCTCCCACTTTTTGggaaaaggttttcttttacaGTCATCCAGTTTACAAAAGTACACCCTTACAGTAAGTTCAGAGGAGGCAAAAGCAGGAAggccaacaaaaaaaattaacaagactgtacaacagagagagagagagagagagagagagagagagagcacttgTGGTTGTTGGCAAAGAATTCAACGGAAATCACCATGAAAGGAGTTCAGGCTGAAACAACTGATCAATTGATAGGAAGAGGGTTGTTTGGGGATTACCATGGAGAGGGAAGAGTTGACGACACACAGGCACACCCTGGAGTATCAGCGAGGGCGAGGAGGGGTTGGACTTTGGACATAAATTCAAGTTAGgttaaatggggggggggggggttaagaaGGGGCAGCCTGGAACACGTTTACTGaactttaaataaagtttttaaagtttttaataGAGTATGGCCtctcagagaaaacacacaatccaACATTTAGTGATTAATCAATAGATGTTGTATCTGGCTGTGGTTCTGTCCTGTAGAATCCCTGATTACTGTGTGACTGTCGGGGTACACATCAGTGTGTCATGGTGTGTCGGCCCATTTGGTTTCATTACATCACGTGTATTTTGAGCTCGGTGACTCATAGATTATGTTGATTTGTCTCAAATCTACTACGAGTCCCTCCTCCTAACACGCACTTCCCCACACCCTGAGATATAAGTCCGGGCAGCACACTTCTTACTTCATTCAGCCCTCGAGGTGAGTCACTGAGGAGCAGCCCAGGTCAGACAGCAGGATGTATTCAGAGCTTGAGTGCGGAATTTGTTACCGGACCTACAACGCAGGTCGGCGGTGTCCCCGGGAGCTCCACTGCAAACACAGCTTCTGTGAGAGCTGCCTGCTGGCCCTCTCACGACCCCAGCTGGGACCCGACGAGGCCCGTCTGGGAACTGGCAGATCCATCGTGTGCCCGCTGTGCCGACACACCACATCCATCTCCGGAGAGGGGAAGATGAGAGCCGAGCTGAGGGTGGATGAGTGCGTCCTGGAGCGGCTGCTAGCTTCGGGGGTCCTCGACCAAGAAGAAGAGGCGGACAACGACCCGGAGAACGAGGAGGACGGTCTCGTTCGAGACGGCAAAGAGGAGGCGACGCTTCCCGAGACTCCAACCGAGGAGAGTGTCTCTTCCGCGGGCTCCAGAGGTGGGAGGCTCCGGCGGACTTGGAGCAAAGTTTGGCGGAAGATTAATGGGAGGAGCTCACGGCAGAGGGGCGGAGAAAGTAAGTACACAACGGATAACTCGTTTTTCGAGTTGTTGGGCTAAATAAACAATGTGACAGGGACAAAACTTTCCTTAAAATGATCAGTTTTAGAATGCAGTTTGGTGGTGACGACAGTAACAGCAGAATATTTAATTTAggcttttgtttctctttaagGCTATGAAGTTGATTCAGGTTTAGCTTAAACGGTTTCTTAAAACCATCTATTACATTTTCTTGTCGATTTCTATCCCTTATTCCCAGAAGTAGGCCTGATGTAGACTAGagcaaaatacaacaaaacttAATGTGTAATTTTTAGAAAgcatttaagtatttaaaaatCATAAGTATTTTTTTCCTAATGTGTCCTGTTTTCCTTCAACAGACTGTATGACCAATGATGACATGAGGAACCTCGCCATGATGTCCTGCTACATGTTTTAAGGAGTCTTCAACTTCAGATACCATCAATAACGtgatattgtatttattttcaatggTTCCACTGGAACATGGActtgatggtgatgatgatgaagaaaccTTGCTGGCAAGACACATGGACAATCGACCATGACTCACACTTTTCAGCTCTCCGTTGGCTTGTTTTAAATGATGACCACTATGTAGCTGTTGGACTCAATGGCCCTGTTCAGacagaatgagaaaaaaatggaaaatgtgttgaTTGACAAAGGCCTATTAATGCactaatgtatattatatttattattttcatgaatgtatttattttttaaagacttGTTACATATTTATGGAAAAATAAAGAGTTCTGGTTTCAACTCACCTTGAAGCTTTCTGCGGCTGCATGAATTTTGGATGGGAGTTTGGCTGTGTCATTGTGTGCATTATAAAAAATTGAAAAGGTGTGCAAAAATACAGTTGAAATAACACATCAAATCTAGGCCTAACTAAAAGAAGACATTACAAATTCGAGGAGGCAAATGTTCCCTTGTATTAAAATTAACAAATACATAAGACTGGGGCAAAAGAgatcaaatatttaaagaaagTAGAAATTATTAGGAAAACTACCCTTCACAGGCAGCTCCAGGAAGTGGGTTACTTGAGGCCAGGTGAACAGCATTGCCTCCAATCAGACGGCAGCAGAGTGTCAAAGCTCAATGACTCTTTTTGCTTGACAAGTAAAACACATGGATTGACAACATCACTACAACTTATCTTAAGGTCTTATTTTGTCAATCCTACAAACCTGGGAGGAAGCTGTCCATCATGTTAGAAAATTCTGCTCTCTTAAggtaaatatcacattttacGGGCTTTTTGTAATGATGtaatgaaaatttaaaaaagattaTCTTTGACAGCATTAAGATTCTCATAAATTGCATCAAttctcctgtgtttttttcctctgcagactCTTTGCCTTTGCGCTGGTCTGTGCAGCTGCCATGTCGTTTATCATGTGTTCAGATGCTGCAAGAGGTGAGTGCGAACAGGCCAGTATCTGCCAGGCCAATACTGCAGTGTCTGCAGTTTCACTGAGCTAATGCTCATCTTTAATGGTTCTCTGAAAACTGCCATGAGGCATGCATTGGCTGATTGGGCTAGATGGAGGCTGACACATTAgtttcattaaagctgcagctgattgttttaaacaataacagaaaatatattttctcaggCATGTCTTTAACTTGCCAAGCCAGGATTAAGGTTTCTCTTGGCAGTGTAACAAAAATGTAGAGAGATAAGGATTTGTAGCAACTTGTGTAAACAGACCTGCATCTTGAGGCATAGTAATGTAAGTAAGTCAACTTAATAATTAAATGAGAACTTTAACCTAAGGGATTTTTCTTCTGGTATTTTGATAATGTCACATGTGATTTATGTATAACAGAATTAGAaagaataaatcattttttcttATGTCCCCATTGTTTCCCACCTTTAGCCAGTCCCAAAACAACCCAAGTAGACAATGGAGTGAAGTACAATGTCCTGAGACGACCGTATAGTCCATACAGTCAACATCATCCCCTCTCTACTGGTCTGCTATCAACTGAAACTGGACTCCAAACTGGAACTAATGGTGAAACCGAGGCAAGCAGGAATTATAGAGAAGCCTTGTCAATCATTGACCATCAATCAAACCCTGTGCAGTTTTCAGAAGGTCGCTTTGGTTATAATCAAAACATCCCAGATAACAGTCAATCAATGAGGCCAGCAAGCAGCATTTTCACCAGCCACTTTCAGCATGGAGGACAAGGCTTTGAGAGACAACAATCCAGTGTGAATTATCACCCTCTCCCTCAGAGAGAAGCCCAGAGTCGACATTCCTATAATTCATACCCAGTGATCATTAGAAAATCATCTCGCAGCGAAGCTGCCAGACCCTTTCATCAGAGCTTTAGTCCTTCACAAGTTTGGGACCTCAGAGATGCTCAGAAATCCTACAATGAAGAAAAAGTTCCTAGAAATTACTCTCCAAAGGTGGCTGAAGATAAAACAGTTTTGCaaccctctgtctcttctcttttttcatccCAGACTGCTAGATATTGGAGTACTTCACTGCCAGCTTCAAGAGGGCAATACAGTGGCTATAAAGAGACAAATGAGCTTGCTGTGGCCGAGCCTCAGAGTACATCTGGCGGGATTCAATCAAGCAAATTCCACGGCTTTGCAAGTCAAACTGCCCCTCATGCACCATCAGTCAGCAGTAGCTTAGACGCCTCTGTTATTAAAAGCAATTCAAGGCCAGAAAAACTGACATCATCCATCACAGATTTCTCTCAGGGGTTGCACTCGAGTAGCAGTGAGACACCAAGACACAACAACGTCCAGTCGTATCTGTTTAAGGACTCCCAGACCTCTTTTGGTGGACATGAGACAGATGGACCCAGGACCTTTTCTACGACGCCACATAAGCAAAGGCCCTCTGATGCTCAAGTTTACGGCTGGTTCTCTccaaaacaatcacaacaatcACAGAGGAAAGACCAGACCAAGCAAGTACAACCTCTCTCTGATAATGCCAATCTACTGTACCATAATGCTAATGTGGTCCAGTATGGTGCTCAGACAGATAGTTCAACCAAATATCAACGCACCACAGCAGAAACTGTTGCTCAAATGTTAAGGAAAGACGACACCGTGGAAAGTTTTGTCCCTATACCTCTTGCAGATTTCCAGGGTAACTATGCCAGTGACAGCGAGACATCTGTAGTAAGTAGCCTGGTTAACACAACCACAAGAGGATCAGTGCATGCTTACAAACCCGGACGAACCATAAAAAGCATCTATGGCTTTAGAGGATTTAAAAATCCATCTATTTTCTCCTCCAGTGGCTCTCATGAAAGGACCAACTCTCAACGATACAGCTTAGACAAAGGAaaatttaaaatcacaaatacatCCCCCCCTTTGTCACAAAAGTATAGGTTTAGCCAGAGAGAAGCGTCTACTACACCAGCAAAACCCACAGATTATTTCTCACCTTCTACTGGCACTTTAGATATCGTCCAAACCATGACTACTCCAAGGCCGTTCACATCAGGATGTAAGGAAGCCTGTCCTCTGCTGCCTGAAAGTGATGCTGGTATGGACAGCAACCCAGATCGCAGACAGTTCAGAATCTACAAAAAAATATACGGTCTCAAAGGATTTGGCACTCGACTGTTCGAGGTAGCCAAACCTTCAGTTAGTGAACCAGACAAATCTGCCAGATTCCAGCAGGGTTTTGAAGGTTTTAAACTTAAAAGCGCACAGATTTGGCAACCGAAAAGCAGCAGGATTCACAGTTGGTACAATGAAACACGTGAAACACAGCCAGGTGGCAGCCATGTACCCACAATGAGTCAAAATGAGCTAAACATTGAAGCCCTTAAACCACTTTTAAAGACAGCAGGAAGCCCTGAATCACTCGGCAGATTTACAcctgacaaatacaaaaagagTCGCAAAATCTATTCTTTTCTGGGATTTCAGCCTGTTCAAAACAGAGTTGGAAATGCTCGTAACAAAACACTCTGGAAGTACAAAGAACAAAATCCAACTACAGCATCACCAAGTCACAGAATCTCCTCAGCTTATCTCGGATCAGCAGAGGACCTCGAAGTTGAATCCAGCCCAAAATCTGAGCCAAGAacaccaaacaaaaccaaacccGTTGCAATGAAGGCGAGCCTGCTCAGCAGTTCCACCAGCAGCACGGTGAGAGGGACACGTgtgacaggaaaacacactAATGGCAAGAAGCTCAATGAATCTGCCTCTCTGACCAATGACAGTAGAAACGTAGCCATCGTCAGGCTGCCCAAGTGGCCTGTCAGAGTCAAAGCTGTCACATACGCTGATATTCTTGGAAGTGCTTCGTTCATTGGTGTCAGAGGTACAACCCGGACACCAACCACACCGGCCGATAAGGATTCTTTTCCAGACACCGCAGCTACAACCAAGCAAAAAGAAGTTGTGGCTCATTGGTCTTTAAACTCTGAGGATGATAGTCGAGACAACACCAGCAGAGGTCCTGAATCACAGGCCGAATATGAGGAAGAAGATTTCAATAGTGTTGAGGAAAACAAGTTGGGTGTTGGAAGTGAAGGAGTTGacagtgacatgaaaacatcagatttatTCCTGGATAATGAAGGAAGTGGAAGTGgtggttttaatgtgtttgatgtttcaACAGCTGATACCACAAAGAGTCAGAGACTTAGTGAGGATTTGTTAGAGCTCGATTATCTAAGAATATCAACTGAGAACATCTCCTTCAAGTCAATGAAACTGTCCAATACAGAGACATGAGAGACACTTGTTGAATTATTATGTTATGTTGAACAATACCAATAAAGGTTGAAAAAGTACTGATTTTATTGGCGGATATTTTCCATGACTCACCTATTTCTGTTTAAGAAAAATCTTATTCAGAGACATATGGTGTTTTGTAACATCTGTCTCAAAAACATTATGTTAGTAAATAAGTCTTTGTCTTGGTTGTAATTGGTTCACAGgaatagtgtgacattttgggaccAGTACCTTCCTGGaatctccgctggttgcctggcaaatGGTCCTGGCCAAGAAAAAGTACGGCATATAACCGCTTTGACGTTACtagagctaaaacaattagttgattaattgattactcaatcaacagaaagttaaacaactattttgataattgataaatcaTCTGAGTCACCTATTGTTCAGTATTCCCATTGCTTCATTCATTATGCTGGGAATTATTTGAAAATACAATGTTCCATAAATGATGTTTGGTAACACAGCATTTATTATGAGATTACCCTCCAACTCTGACCTccattcttctcctctcctgggAGAAACAGACACGTTATGATGAGAGGAAAATCAATGGAGGTCAAACGTGGATTTCTGAGAAAAACTTTTGCCTTATTTGGCAAATGATTTGCATAATGTAATGCCAAGTATGAAGAGGGAAAACGGAGGAAGGTCACACTTGAGGCTTTTTATAAATTGATTGTATTCCCATTCCTTGTGTCCTCATTTTCCAGGCAGGCAGTGGATATTCAGTGTGCTGACACAGATTTTCCATCTCCTCTTTCGAGCTTACGAGGAGGGTTTCAGCATGCTGGTCTCTGGGTTAACACGCTATGAGATGGAAAAACGTGTTCTCCCCCTTTGTGAGAAGGTCTTTTTCTGACTTTGCCAAGCCATTAATAAGCACACAAAGAGTAATTGAAGAACACAGGTCATTGTGTGGTTTGTTCCTATTAATTTAAGCCATAAAGGAAACACAGACTGTAGtggaatttgtttgtttgttgcaatCACAAGAATTATGTTGCTATAATGTTATCTCTATGGTGAGTGACAATCATTGGCTATGGATTATACCTGTAGTGCCCTGATCTGCATTTGCAGCAAGAGCAGACGCCAGATGTTCCACTAGATGGCGTTACTGATCCATTTTATTATTCCACTGTGACCTAAAGTACTGGATGTTGTAGTTCTCATGCTATGGTGTCCTGTTGGGTTACATAAGGAATTTTCAAAACAAGTTAAATGGATGAATTATTGTTATGGATTTTGGTTTTTCTTAGcttaaaagcttttaaaaaaaaaacttataaTTAGAGCAAAATTTATGTTTTTGCTTCCACCCTTATCAATCAGGCCAACCAAGCACTCTGTTTCAGGGGCATTGGGTCCACACTAAGCCCACATCATAGCTCCTAACAGGTCCATTCACACCACCTGACCCTTCCAGTCTTTTTCCCAGTCAGCCAGCTCCACTTAAATACCAGTTCTATGCTTGTCCTCAATCTACAAGCTCAAAGGGGCCCCACAGCGAGAAGAGGGTGGGAGGGTTCGAGGGAGCTGCCAGTCAAAGTTAAACACATTGTACATTGGATTaacaccccaccaccaccactaccaccaccaccacaccaaTACCCGTGGAAAGTGGGACCGTCCACTTTCCCATAGAGCTGAGAGGTATTTAGGTGATATGATGTTTTGAGGCTTCCGCATGCTGGCATGTCAAGGCGTTGTCCTGCCGGCTCCTTCAAAGTCCCCTTCTTTCTGTCCTGCCTTTTGTGAGTGTTTGCGCGTCTGGTTCACACACTCCCTTCCTTTCCAAAGTGTGTGTACTGGCCTATAatattccctgtgtgtgtgtgtgtttatcacagACAGTGTGGTGTTCACTTGCAAAGCCGGCCCTCCCCCCTCTTCTACTGTGAGGGGAATTCTGTACCATGTGTCTGCGGTTTTCAGGGAGCTTTCAAGGAAAATAAAGCACAGAGGCCTCACAgtccccccaccaccaccactccccCAAAACGCCCTCCtcacctcccttcctcctcctccttcctccccttctcGTTTTCCCTCACTCCCTCCATGTGGCACTTTTTTACGGTTTCAACCTCCCTTTTTCTCAGAGCAGCCAGCAGCTACGGCGTGACAGAGCTAATTTCGTATGCAGCCTGTAATAGAGACAAATCCATAATCATGGCAAACATTCTCCTATGaggcgagaggagagagagagagggtgagtaTTAGTTagtggtgggagaaaggaaggggaggggagggaaagacagagaaaggctTTTTGTTTGGCTAAGTACACTATGTGAAAGAGGGGGCGGTGAGGAAAAGAGAGCTGGAAATACATTAGAAGAAAATGGTTGCATCGGCTGTGGCATTTGTGGATCGGATTACCTCACATGGCATGCAGTGGATGGACCCAACCATCAGATCCACTTGGTTTGaccatgactgtgtgtgtaaattaacTTTATTGAGTCTACGGTGATTAACATTGCCCTAAAACCTATATGGAAGGACTGGGGAGGGGGGGAATAAAGAGGGAAAGTTGGGAGGATTAGCAGTGGCAGCTTGCAGTGTAACTCTAATCCAGGGCTTTATTGGCTCGGTCAACATACAGTAGGTTTACCTAAGCTAAAACACCTGTAGCTATGTAGTTTATTAAGGCAACATGCCAGGGTAAAatgctggggggaaaaaaaccgCAAAATCAGGCTACACATATCTCAGTCACTGTAGATACACTTTCTGTATCTTAACTCTCACTCAGTCTCTACTACATACTTGAAAAAGTGTGCTTAAAGTGTAGCTAAAGCAATTTAGGGGTATGGAATAGTGCCTACATTAACATTCCCACATCTGCTATGAGAGCAAAAGCTATTTCCGTGTCCTACATCCAGCGAGCTTCCTGTGGTCCGCGCCACGCAGGAAGTCATAAAGGCAGGAAGACTTCCTGTATTGTTGCCAACATACAGCAGTACGGACTGTACATGCTCCGTAAGGCCAGGGACCAATGATGTAAATGCCACGTAAATAGCACTCTCAGCCctgagttgaatcaacacctctcacATAGATAAGTAATTCTGGAGCTTTCCATCATGTCACATgatcatcagcagatggagtttgccctCGTATCGtagagttttttttctgcccaCTTTAAGAACCTCACAGCCATGTTGACTTAAAACAACTAcacaaactccatccactgatgaagatcCTGTGAtatcaaaagctccagaacagccactaaatgtgctttttgtaaatgtggATTAATTCACCAGAGAGTGTGCACCTATTCCTGTATCCACCCTGCAGTGTTTAAACTAGTGAGGTTATCGAGtctatttctgctgctgtgtgccaATAGgtgcatgtaagtgtgtttacacacaaagatacagtatcacacactcacaatgagGAGATGATACACCCGCCCGCTCAGACACAACAGGCCCACCTGTTGGCGTCTATCCAGCGCACCTCTCTGCGATTGAACTCAGTGTCCTCTTGCCTTGGCTCCCACCcagcatccctcctcctcctcctctctctcgctcactggAGATGTTGCCACCACGGCCGATGGCAGGCTTTGTTGCTGCCCGTCGCCACGACAACCAGATGGCAGCTGTGCCCATTCGCCCGCCTCTGCTCCTCCATTCTCCCCTTTTCTGTCTTGCTCTTGTTTGTCCACACAAACCTTCGCTGGGAATGAGAGTGTGGGTCAGATGAGTTTGTCAGACTTCTCGCATCAAAAAGAATGAAAGCTTTAACTGCAACTGTGGTGGATTTTAGTGCTTTTCCATTTGCCTACGGgtgatttcattcattcataaaaaccTTCACtttctttagaaaaaaaaaggaacagtcATGAGGAACATTCTTGCTAATAATGGTAGAAGTCAGCCACTGAATCAGGAGCACTGCTTGTGcaagtgcattatgggaagagGGGACTGTCTCTGCTGAAGCAAATCTGAAGTAGGGCTCAAAATCCCCTCAGGACTCACTTTGTTTAAGATGTAAGTGAACAAAAGTTGAGGGAACATGAACCATAAAGACTGTAGGTTTCAGTAACCCTTCAGGTGTGggggcttcttcttcttcttcttcttccacacaGGTGCTACCAAGCTTTTCATTGTCAACTCTAACCTTATTTTTACTCAgtgagggaagtgtgtgtgtgtgtgtgtgtgtgttctcatttCTATTAATTCCTACGGTGTCTCAGTCAGCGCACAATCACACCCGGCTTGGATTGAGTTACTTGGCCATCTGTGGACGAGGATGATACAAGATCCCATACATGTTAACAATGAGAAGAGGGGGAAGCGCAGATTTAGcatgcctaaaaaaaaaaagcttatttaATTAGACAGAGCGTTGAGTGAGAGGGCAGCATCAAATAAGACGGAGAGGGAGGTCTTTGAGCTCACGCGGCAAACACCATGTCGGTCAAATTACCAGTAAGACGAGTGATTAACTCCGCTGGCAACCCGCCAACTTGGAGTGCAAATGATCTTATCAATGGGAGTGGTGAATGTGACTAACGCAGCTAAAAAGGCTTTTGCGGATAACAATCaggctgttttcttttccacataACAGTGTGACATCTGCGCTGTGGTCGCAAGCCTTTCCGAGTGTGTGAGGGGCATGAGGCCGCCTGCGTCGGTGGCATTTCATGCAGATGTTCACACTTGCCTCAGCCCGTAAATTGCAGCATCTTCCGCTCcgctcctcttctcctccttcttcttcctctcccctgtAAGATCAGTAgcgctgttgtttttctgtcttaaGCCCGTCGCTTTTTTAACAATTATCCCCATTACATCACTCAAAAAGGAAACTTTGCAgccagacacagaaacaaaagaaaccacaagtccttttgttgtttgactttttttttttccttttagtcatgatttttttttttttctcaagcaACAGAAGTAAAACAGTCTACATCAATGGCAAACCTCACAATATTCCCATTGAGTGCCATCACTCATgggaacaggaggaagagataAAACAATTTAGAACAGAAGCAGCACTTTCCTGCACATTGTATGAACCCCTCTAACAACGCAATGAATTAAATCATACAGCCACTTAAACTCTCAAACCCCGTTCATCTGAGCTTTCCCAAAAGAACTTTATTCATATGTGGCTGTGACCATCGAGCGCTTCGCCACGGGCAGCCGGGGGAACGGTTTTCCAGACTGCAGGCAGTTTGAcgaagtaaagaaaaaaaacgttcaTTGAAAAGTTCACGAGATGCTCAGAGCTCAAATGGGGCTCCATATGGCAGGATGATAATGTAAGCGAGCCTGTTTGTgcgctttctttctttctaaacTACAAGAACCTTCGagcttttgtgttttgctgaAAACTGCTGAGTTTCAATACGAGAACATCTCCAAAAGACATTAGAAACATTTCAACTAATCCTCATGTGTTTGCCCGCACGCCTGCATGAAAGCATGGATTTGTGTGCTGAATCTGGTATGAAGTccaattgttttctttttttcccccacttctGCATTAGTAACCACTATTAGAGGCATTTCCAACTACAGATCCCAATCTGCTCATAATAAAGCTGCATTGTTATGCACTAGGCTTCCCCGACAGTCATGTGACCAGGATGAGAAAGTTCATGAACTCTCCCAAGGCAGGCAGGCAAACACATGAGTACAAATTGGAGCTACATAGATGCACATGTATTTAGACATtaggtttttgttgttgttttttccgtggtgacctttttctttcttgtcatgcatttctttttaatcctcCGGTCAAAGTCGTAGGCAAATTCAAGGTTAAAGCATACGCAAGTCTTCACAATGACCTTTATCTCCAAGAGTCACATCATCAGCAGACTGCGAGGTGAGATATGTCACAGTTCTTACACCCCCTCCgctgcaaaagaaaacaacggTGGAACATAAaaggttacatttttaaaacaaaacaaagcaatacGTCCAGACTTGAGAGCTGAAGGTTGCTTCTTGAGGTGCTGTCGGAGCttagtcttttattttgtagttgttgtgttttggcacTGGCGGCCCTGCGACAATTAAGTCCTCCATTACCggcaaagagaaaacagtccaaaactcctCCGATTAGGGTCATGGCTGTCAGTCAAGTCATCTGATACACCgaacaaacatgaacatgttatTTTATGAGAACCGTACAgccaaaaagagacaaaaatagacACAAAAATAGAGTTGATATATTCTGCTAGGGTAGCCCTATTAGTGCTAGCTGCTAAGACgggggcagagagacagacggataAAAAGGACAGACAGGCACTTAAGTGC
This genomic window contains:
- the LOC139305813 gene encoding RING finger protein 227, which gives rise to MYSELECGICYRTYNAGRRCPRELHCKHSFCESCLLALSRPQLGPDEARLGTGRSIVCPLCRHTTSISGEGKMRAELRVDECVLERLLASGVLDQEEEADNDPENEEDGLVRDGKEEATLPETPTEESVSSAGSRGGRLRRTWSKVWRKINGRSSRQRGGENCMTNDDMRNLAMMSCYMF